The genomic DNA CAGCACTTTCAGCCCCGGCCGGTGCTGACGGGCGATTTCCGCCAGTTGCCGGCCATTCATGCCCGGTAGCCCGACGTCGGTCACCAATAGGTCGATGCGCTGGTCCGATTCCAGCATGGGCAGGGCCGTCACGGCGTCCTGGGCCTCAAGGGCGGTGTAGCCCAAGGTCTTCAACAGGTCGAGCACCAGCATGCGCACGGCGGGTTCATCTTCCACCAGCAATACGGTTTCCCCGGCGATGGCCGGCGGTACGTCGAGCGTCTCCGGCGTGACGGGTTGTTGAGCCGGCGAAACGTGCAGGCGCGGCAGGTATAACTGCACCCGCGTGCCCTGGCCCGGCACGCTGTCCAGGTTGAGGTGCCCACCCGACTGTTGGGCAAACCCGTAGATCATCGACAACCCCAGACCGGTGCCCTGGCCGATGGGCTTGGTGGTGAAGAACGGGTCGAAGGCCTTGGCCAGCACGGCGGGGGTCATGCCGCTGCCGTTGTCGCTGACGGCGATCATCACGTAGTCGCCGGCCTTGACCGGTTCCAGGGTGTTGATGTCCGTGCCGTCTAGGTAGACGTTGGCGGTTTCGACGACCAACTCGCCGCCGTCGGGCATCGCATCCCGGGCGTTGATCACCAGGTTGAGCAGGGCGTTTTCCAACTGGCTGGCATCGGTGCTGACTGGCCACAGCTCGTGGGTCAGTTGCAGGCGCAGCACGATGTGATCGCCGGTGGTCCGGCTCAGCAGGTCTTCGAGCGAGCACACCAGCTCGTTGGCGTCCAGCGGCTTGCGGTCCAGGGACTGACGGCGGGAAAACGCCAGCAGTCGATGGGTCAGGGACGCGGCGCGGTTGGCCGAGGCCACTGCCGCCTCGGTGAAGCGACCGATCTCGGCGGTGCGCCCGGCGGCGATGTAGCGTTGCATCAGGTCGAGGCTGCCGAGGATGCCGGTGAGCATGTTGTTGAAGTCATGGGCAATGCCGCCGGTGAGTTGGCCCACGGCCTCCATTTTCTGCGCATGGCGCAGGGCTTCTTCGGCGCGCTCGCGTTCGAACATCTCGCTTTGCAGGCGCTGGTTGGCTTCGGCCAATTGCTGGGTCCGGGCGATGACCCGTTCCTCCAGTGTTTCGTTGAGGTTGCGCAGGGCTTCCTCGGTTTTCCGGCTCTCGGTCTCGTCGATCACGAAGATGTAGAAACCGTTCACCGCACCGTCCGCGCCGTGGCGGGGCAGGTAGTTGATCAGTGAATGGCGCGGGCGACCGTCGCGATGGTCCATCTGCACGGTGAAGCTGCACGGCTTGCCGGCCAGGGCGTCGGCGATCTGTTGGGCGCGGGCGGCATAGGCCTCTTCGCCGAGCACTTCGCGGACGGTCTTGCCATAGAGCTCCTGCGGGGTCAGGCCATACCAGTTCAGGTAGGCGCTGTTGTTCAGCCGGAAACGCTCTTCGCGGTCCACGTAGCTGATGAGGATCGGCATGGCATTGATGATCAACTGCAGCTCGGTCTGGCTCTGGCGCAGGGCTTGCTCGGTGCGCTTGCGTTCGGTCAGGTCCAGGGCCGCGCCAAGAAAGCGCTTGGGCCGGCCGTGGCGGTCCTTGTAGCAACGGCCGCGCACGTACACCCAGCGCAACTCATTGTCGGGTTGCAGCAGCCGGTACTCCTCGGCGTATTCGGTGCCGTGGGTGATGCAGTGCTTGATGCTGCGGGCAACCATCGCCCGATCCTCGGGATGCACACCTTCGAGGTAGGCGCTGATGGGCAACTGGCGCGACAGGTTCGGATCGACGCCATGCAATAAAGCGAAATGCGCGTCGGCAATGAAGCGGTCTTCGCTGATGTCCCAATCCCAGGTACCCAGCGCGTCGGCGGCGGCCAAGGCCAGTTGCAGGCGCTCTTCACTTTCGTGCTGGGCCTTGAGGCTGGCCTCGGAGCGCCGTTCGAACTCCATGGCCAGGCGGCGTCGTTCGCTGGTCTCGATGGCGGTGACCAGGATGCCGGCGACGCTGCCGCTTTCGTCACGCACCGGGCTGTAGGTCAGGTCCAGCCAGACATCGCAGAGGCGACCGGCGAAAGGCACGCGCCAGTGCTGATCGCGGCAGGTGTGCGTCTGGCCTTGCAACACGCGGTGGTAAATCCCTTCGCTCGTTTCTTTGAGTTCGGGCCATGCTGCATGGGTCGGCTGGCCGAACGCCTGGGGGTGCTTGTCCCCGGCCAGTCGGCCGAAGGCGTCGTTGTAGAGATGGGACAGTTGCGGTCCCCACAGCAAGGCCATCGGCATGGGCGAATGGAGCACGATGTCCACGGCGGTGTGCAAGCTCTGGGGCCAGTTTCGGGCAGCGCCCAACGGGGTCTTGGCCCAGTCCACCAGGCTGACCAGGCGCTGTGTATCGCTGCCGGCGGATGTCACGTTCATCACGCGATCCCTGGCTGTCGTGTCTGTACCACGGGGTCTACTATCCTTTGAGGAAAGTAAGTGCGGGTGGGTCTGAAGGGTTTCATGTTCGGCTCAACTTGTTTCATTGATGTCTCGCGGAAGTTTCAGTCCATGGAAATCGATCCGTTATTGCGAATCCTGGCGAGCCAAAATGGTTCCGACCTTTACATGTCCACGGGGGCGCCGCCGTGCGCGCGTTTCGAGGGCGTGCTCAAGCCCTTGGGTAACGAAGCCTTCAAGGTCGGCGACATTGCCCGGCTCGCCGAGTCTTTGATGGACGCCGAACAGCGGCTTGAGTTCGATCGGGAATTGGAAATGAACCTGGCGATCTCCCCTGGCCGGCGTCGGGCGGTTCCGGGTCAATGTCTTCAAGCAGCGCAATGACGTGTCCATGGTGATCCGCAACGTCAAGCTGGACATCCCGCGCTTCGAAGACCTGAAACTGCCCCGGGTGCTGTTGGACAGCATCATGGAGAAACAGGGGTTGATGCTGTTCGTCGGTGCGACCGGCTCAGGCAAGTCGACCTCCCTGGCGGCGCTGATCGATTACCGCAATCGCAACAGCAGCGGCCACATCATCACCATCGAGGATCCGGTGGAGTATATCCATCGGCACAAGAAATCCATCATCAACCAACGGGAGGTCGGTGTCGACACCCGCAGTTTTCATGCGGCCCTGAAAAACACCCTGCGCCAGGCGCCGGATGTGGTGCTGATCGGCGAGATCCGCGATCGGGAAACCATGGAGCATGCCCTGGCGTTCGCCGATACCGGGCACCTGGTGATTTCCACCTTGCATGCCCATAACGCCAACCAGGCCCTGGACCGGGTGATCAATTTCTTCCCGGAAGAGCGCCGGCCGCAGCTGCTCAACGACCTGGGCAACAACCTCAAGGCGTTCGTTTCCCAACGCCTGGTGCGCACCCGTGCCGGCCAGCGGCGGGCGGCGGTGGAGGTGATGCTGGGCTCACCGACGGTGGCCGACCTGATCCGGCGCAACGAACTTGGCGAGCTCAAGGGCATCATGGAGAAGTCAGAGGAACTGGGAATGCAAACCTTTGACCAGGCCCTGTTCAACCTGGTGGTCGAAGGCGCCATCGATGAGGAGGAAGCCCTGAAAAACGCCGACTCGGCGAACAACCTGCGGTTGCGTTTGAAGTTGCATAGCGAGTCGGGGACTGCGGCGCCACCGGCCGATCCGGCGGCGGGGGAGTGGGGGCTTATGGATTGAAAATTTCTGTGAGAACAACACTTGTGGGAGCAACACCTGGGGGGCAAAACTGTGGGAGCAAAGCTTGCTCGCGATGCTGGCGACGCGGTTTTTCAGACCTACCGCGTTACCGTTCATCGCGAGCAAGCTTTGCTCCCACAGGTTTTTGCTCCGCACAGGTGAGGCCCTGACGGTCAGCTCGCAAGCTCCGGCCGATCCCGAAACTGCTCCAGCGCCCCGGGGTTGGCGAGGGCATCGGTGTTCTTCACCACCTCGCCATGCACCACATTGCGCACCGCCAACTCCACCACCTTGCCGCTGATGGTTCGCGGAATATCACTGACCGCGAGGATTTTCGCCGGCACATGCCGTGGTGTGGTGTTGGCGCGGATGACCTGGCGGATCCGTTGTTCCAAGGCATCATCCAGCGTCACGCCATCGCGCAGGCGCACGAACAGCACCACCCGGACATCACCCTGCCATTGCTGGCCGATGGCGACGCTGTCCAGCACCTGCTCGACCTTTTCCACCTGCCGATAGATTTCCGCCGTGCCGATGCGCACGCCACCCGGGTTGAGCACGGCGTCGGAGCGTCCATGGATCAACAGGCCGCCGTGGGGCAGTTCTTCGGCGTAGTCACCTTGGGCCCAGACGCCGGGGAACTGGGCGAAGTAGGACGCGCGCAGTTTTTCCTGTCGAGGGTCATTCCATAAACCAATGGGCATTGCCGGGAAATGCCGGGTGCACACCAACTCACCTTTTTCAGCGATGACCGGGTTGCCGGCCTCGCTCCAGACCTGCACGGCCATGCCCAGGCTCTTGCCTTGCATTTCGCCCCGGCGCACCGGTGACAGTGGGTTGCCGTTGACGAAGCACGAGACAATGTCGGTGCCGCCGGACATCGAGGCCAGGCAGACGTCGGGCTTGAAGTCCCGGTACACGTAGTCGTAGCTATGGGGCGCCAGTGCCGAACCGGTGGACAGGAGGGTTTTCAGGCTGCCCAAACGATGCGTCTGTCGGGGCTTGAGGCCTTCGCTTTCCAGAGCCGCGAGGAATTTTGGGCTGGTGCCGAAAACGCTGATGCGCTGCTCATCGATCAGGTCCAGCAAGCGCTCGGGACCGGGGTGGAACGGCGAGCCATCGTAGAGCACCACCGCGCTGCCCACGGCGAGGGCCGACACCAGCCAGTTCCACATCATCCAGCCGCAGGTCGTGTAGTAGAACAGCCGATCTTCGGGGCCGAGGTCGACGTGCAGGCCATGTTCCTTGACGTGTTGCAGCAGCACGCCACCGGTGCCATGGACGATGCATTTAGGCACCCCGGTGGTGCCGCTGGAGTAGAGGATGTACAGCGGGTGGTCGAACGGAACGCTGACGAATTCCGGCTCGCCACCGGGTTGATAGAAGTCGTTCCACAACGCAACCGCGGCCGGGGTCTTGAAGTCTTCGACGCGGGCGTCAGGTTGGGCATAAGGCAACACGATCAGTTGTTGCAGCGACGGCAGCCGTTCGAGGATTTCATTGACCTTGGCGCGCTGGTCGATGAGCTTGCCGGCATAGCGATAACCGGCGCAGGTGATCAGCACCTTGGGCTCGATCTGGCCGAACCGGTCGATGACGCCCTGGGTGCCGAAGTCCGGTGACGAGCACGACCAGATGGCGCCCAGGCTGGTGCTGGCGAGCATGCCCACCAGTGTCTGCCAGGTGTTGGGCATGCACGCCGCGACCCGGTCGCCCCGGGTGACGCCGGCGGCTTGCAGGCTTTTTTGCAGGCCGGCAACATGGACGGCGAGTTCGCTCCAGGTCAGTTGCTCCTGGCCGCCGTTTTCGGCCAGCGCCACCACCGCGACGGCGTCATCGCGGCGACGCAGCAGGTGTTCGGCGAAGTTCAGCGTGGCGCCAGGGAACCACCGAGCGCTGGGCATTTGCGCGCCCTCCACCACTACCGCGTCGGGCGCTTGGTGAAAGTGAATCTCGAAGAAATCGACAATGGCCTGCCAGAAGGCCTCGCGCTGGTCGATGCTCCAGGCGTGCAGGGTAGGGTAGTCGTTCAGTTGCAGGTGATGCCGCGCGTTGACGAACCGACGAAAGGCGTTCATGCGCGACTGGGCGATGCGTTCGGGGCTGGGTTGCCAGAGGATGTCGGACATGGGGGCCTCTTGTTTTTTTATGCACACACAAACTATAGAGCGGCTCAATCTGGTGTGGGAGCAAAGCTTGCTCGCGAAACAGGAGCCTCGATTCTGAAAATCGCATCGACTTCATCGCGGGCAAGCCTTGCTCCCACAGGGCTTCGCAGGAGCTTACTGAGCCAACCATCCACCATCAATATTCCACGCCGCACCCCGCACCTGGCTCCCAGCTTCGCTGCACAGAAACAGCACCAGTTCTCCTAACTGCGGCGGGGTGACGAATTCCAGGGACGGCTGCTTCTCGGCTAGCAGGTCATGCTGTGCCTGTTGCGGGTCGACGCCGGAGGCAATGCGGTCGTCGATCTGTTTTTGCACCAGCGGCGTCAGCACCCAGCCCGGGCAGATGGCGTTGCAGGTCACGTTGCTGGTGGCGGTCTCCAGGCCGACCACCTTGGTCAGGCCGATCACCCCATGCTTGGCCGCGACGTACGCCGCCTTGCCTACTGAACCGACCTGACCGTGCACCGAGGCGACGTTGATAATCCGCCCCCAGCCCTTGGCGCGCATGCCTGGCAGGCTCAGGCGGGTGGCGTGGAACACCGAGGACAGGTTGATGGCAATGATCGAATCCCAGCGCTCCACCGGGAAATCCTCCACCGCGGCCACGTGCTGGATCCCGGCGTTGTTCACCAGGATGTCCACGCCACCGAACTCGCGCTCGGCGTAGGCGAGCATGTCGGCGATCTGCGCCGGGTCGCTGACATCGGCCGGATGATGACCGACCTTGCCGCCGAACTGTTTCACCTCGGCGATCACCGTCGAGGCATCGCCGAAGCCGTTGAGGATCAGGTTGGCGCCGGCCTTGGCCAGGCTCAGGGCGATGCCCAGGCCGATGCCGCTGGTAGAGCCGGTGACCAGGGCGGTCTTGCCCGAAAGAGGGGTTGTCATGGGGAGCCTCACACAATGCCAGTGGCGTAGAACACAGCGATCACGAAGAACACCGCGAGGGTCTTGATCAGCGTAATGCAGAAAATGTCTTTGTAGGCCTCACGGTGGGTCAGCCCGGTCACCGCCAGCAGGGTAATCACCGCGCCGTTGTGGGGCAGGGTGTCCATGCCGCCGCTGGCCATGGCGGCCACCCGGTGCAGCACTTCCAGGGGAATATTGGCGGCGTGGGCGGCGCTGATGAAGCTTTCAGACATTGCCGCCAAGGCGATGCTCATGCCACCCGAGGCAGAGCCGGTGATGCCCGCCAGCAGTGTGACCGTCACCGCTTCATTGACCAATGGGTTGGGAATGTTCTTGAGCCAGTCGGCCAGCACCAGGAAGCCCGGCAAGGATGCGATGACCGCGCCGAAGCCGTATTCCGACGCGGTGTTCATCGCCGCCAGCAACGCACCGCCCACGGCACTCTTGCTGCCTTCGGCCAGTTTGCTGCGAATGGCCCGGAAGCCGAACAGCAGGACCATGATGATGCCCACCAGCAACGCCGCCTGCACCGCCCAGATCGCGGTGAGCTTGGCGATGTCGCTGGTCACTGGTGTCGCCATGCCTGGCAGCGCCAGGCTGTGGGTCTTGCCATACCATTGGGGAATCCACTGGGTGAACAGCAGGTTCATGACCCCTACCGCCAGCAGCGGCGAAACGGCGATCCAGGGGTTCGGCAGCTTGATGTCTTCGGCGGTTTCCGGCTCGTTGCGCAACTCGGTGCCGTAGCCTTCGCCCACACGCTGGGCCTTGTTGCGCTGGCGTTGCAAAAACAGCATGCCGAGGCTGAACACGAAGATCGTACCGATCACCCCCAGCCACGGTGCGGCCCAGGCGGTGGTGTTGAAGAACGTGCTGGGGATGATGTTCTGGATCTGCGGCGTGCCGGGCAGGGCGTCCATGGTGAAGGAGAACGCGCCGAGGGCGATGGTGGCCGGGATCAGGCGCTTGGGAATATTGCTCTGGCGGAACATCTCGGCGGCGAACGGGTACACCGCGAACACCACGACAAACAGCGACACACCGCCATAGGTCAGCACGGCGCAGACCAGCACGATCACCAGCATGGCCTGGCGTGTGCCCAGCAAGCGAATCGCTGCGGCGACGATGGAGCGGGAGAACCCCGACAGCTCGATCAGCTTGCCGAACACCGCGCCGAGCAGGAACACCGGGAAATACAGTTTGATGAAACCGACCATTTTCTCCATGAACACCCCGGTGAAGGCAGGGGCGACGGCGGACGGGTCGGTGAGCAGGACGGCACCGAGGGCGGCGATGGGAGCAAAGAGGATAACGCTGTAGCCACGGTAGGCGGCAACCATCAGCAGCGCGAGGGCTGCCAAGGCAATGATCACACTCATGGTGTGTCTCCTGGGATTGTTATTGTTGTGGTGAAACTGTGGGGAGGGCTTTAGCGAGTTTTGTGCCAGGTGTATAACTATCTGAAATATAAGGAAATTATTTTGATTTGTAGGGCGGGTGCGAGGGTTTTGTCTCTATCTGGAGATTTTTAGGGGCTGGGCTGGCCTCATCGCGAGCAAGCTCGCTCCCACAGTTGACCGCGTAGCTCAAGAGAACCCCGTCCCCTGTGGGAGCGAGCTTGCTCGCGATGAGCGTAAAGCGCTCCAAAAACCAATAGTCTATATTTTGAGAATTGAATCTCTTTATTGAGACTCCGCAATCCCCAACGCCACCATCTTCTTGTACAACGTCGACCTCCCCAGCCCCAACCGCCCGGCCGCTTCGACCACCTTGCCCCCGCATTGCGCGAGGGTGGTTTCGATCAAGTGCCGGTCGAAGCGCGCCCGGGCCTGGCTGAAGGTTTCATGGGGCAGGGGTTCGAAGCTCGCGTCCGCCGGGCGTGTCACCGGGATGAAGGTCCCGATGGCTGCGCGAATGTCCGCCGCCGTGAGCATCAGGTCATCGCTGAGCAGCGCGGCCCGTTCCAGCACGTTGCGCAGTTCGCGGATGTTGCCTGGCCAGGCGTGTTGCCGCAGCAGGTCGAGGGCGGCGGGGTTCAGTTCGTGCTGGCTGCGCAGCTCTTCCAGGATCGCTTCGCTCAGGGCCGGCAAATCATCCAGGCGTTCGCGCAGCGGCGGGACCTGGATCGGCAGTACGTTGAGGCGGTAATACAGGTCGGCGCGGAACTCTCCGCGCTTGATCGCCGCTTCCAGGTCCATGGAGGTGGCGGCGATGATTCGCACGTCGCTTTGCAGCACCTCGTTGGAGCCCACCGGTTCGTACTCTTTTTCTTGGAGCACTCGCAGCAGTTTGCTTTGCAGCGGCAGCGGCATGTCGCCGATCTCGTCGAGGAACAGCGTGCCACCCTGGGCGATCTGCAGCTTGCCGGCGCGGCCCTTGCGGTCGGCCCCGGTAAAGGCCCCAGGCGCGGTACCAAAGAATTCGGCTTCCAGCAGTGATTCAGGAATCGCCGCGCTGTTGATGCTGACGAACGCCTTGTGCGCCCGCGGCGAAGCGCTGTGGATGGCCTGGGCCAGCAGTTCCTTGCCGGTGCCGGTTTCGCCGAGCAGCAGCACCGGCGAATCGGCGCTGGCGCTGCGCCGGGCACGGCGCTTGACCTCAAGACCGGCGTTGCTGGTGCCAATGAAATGGGCAAAGTTGTACTTGGTTTGCCGCGCCCGCAGCAGCGAACGGGTGGAGGCCAGTTCTTCCTGCATGCTCAGATAGCGCTTGAGCATCGGCGACAGGCTGCGCAATTCATCGAACAAGGCAAAGCCGATGGCACCGATCACCGCGCCCGCGCTGTCGTGGATCGGCAGGCGCATCACCACCAGCGGCTCCTTGGGGGTGTCCTGCATGTCCAGCAGGATCGGCCGCCCGGTGCGCACCACTTCGCGCAACAGGCTGCCGGGAATCACGCTCTCGCACGCCCGACCAATCGCTTCCTGCGCCGAGTTCAGGCCGAAGCGCCGGGCGTAGCGTTCGTTCATCCAGACGATATTCGCGTCACGGTCGACAATCACCGTGCCTTCGCTGGACTGCTCGATGATCTCGAACAACGAACGGATCGCCAGCGTGCGCACGCGCTTGTAATCCTTGAGGCTTTCGGTGGGGTTCATCGGGCATTTCCAGAAGGTGGGATTTGCCGGCATCCTCCGATCAAAGGGGTTGCCAAAGAGCGGCATTA from Pseudomonas beijingensis includes the following:
- a CDS encoding hybrid sensor histidine kinase/response regulator — its product is MNVTSAGSDTQRLVSLVDWAKTPLGAARNWPQSLHTAVDIVLHSPMPMALLWGPQLSHLYNDAFGRLAGDKHPQAFGQPTHAAWPELKETSEGIYHRVLQGQTHTCRDQHWRVPFAGRLCDVWLDLTYSPVRDESGSVAGILVTAIETSERRRLAMEFERRSEASLKAQHESEERLQLALAAADALGTWDWDISEDRFIADAHFALLHGVDPNLSRQLPISAYLEGVHPEDRAMVARSIKHCITHGTEYAEEYRLLQPDNELRWVYVRGRCYKDRHGRPKRFLGAALDLTERKRTEQALRQSQTELQLIINAMPILISYVDREERFRLNNSAYLNWYGLTPQELYGKTVREVLGEEAYAARAQQIADALAGKPCSFTVQMDHRDGRPRHSLINYLPRHGADGAVNGFYIFVIDETESRKTEEALRNLNETLEERVIARTQQLAEANQRLQSEMFERERAEEALRHAQKMEAVGQLTGGIAHDFNNMLTGILGSLDLMQRYIAAGRTAEIGRFTEAAVASANRAASLTHRLLAFSRRQSLDRKPLDANELVCSLEDLLSRTTGDHIVLRLQLTHELWPVSTDASQLENALLNLVINARDAMPDGGELVVETANVYLDGTDINTLEPVKAGDYVMIAVSDNGSGMTPAVLAKAFDPFFTTKPIGQGTGLGLSMIYGFAQQSGGHLNLDSVPGQGTRVQLYLPRLHVSPAQQPVTPETLDVPPAIAGETVLLVEDEPAVRMLVLDLLKTLGYTALEAQDAVTALPMLESDQRIDLLVTDVGLPGMNGRQLAEIARQHRPGLKVLFMTGYAQKAAERQGFLDQGMDMVAKPFTLDLLANKIRTMINHGS
- a CDS encoding GntP family permease, producing MSVIIALAALALLMVAAYRGYSVILFAPIAALGAVLLTDPSAVAPAFTGVFMEKMVGFIKLYFPVFLLGAVFGKLIELSGFSRSIVAAAIRLLGTRQAMLVIVLVCAVLTYGGVSLFVVVFAVYPFAAEMFRQSNIPKRLIPATIALGAFSFTMDALPGTPQIQNIIPSTFFNTTAWAAPWLGVIGTIFVFSLGMLFLQRQRNKAQRVGEGYGTELRNEPETAEDIKLPNPWIAVSPLLAVGVMNLLFTQWIPQWYGKTHSLALPGMATPVTSDIAKLTAIWAVQAALLVGIIMVLLFGFRAIRSKLAEGSKSAVGGALLAAMNTASEYGFGAVIASLPGFLVLADWLKNIPNPLVNEAVTVTLLAGITGSASGGMSIALAAMSESFISAAHAANIPLEVLHRVAAMASGGMDTLPHNGAVITLLAVTGLTHREAYKDIFCITLIKTLAVFFVIAVFYATGIV
- a CDS encoding acetoacetate--CoA ligase, which encodes MSDILWQPSPERIAQSRMNAFRRFVNARHHLQLNDYPTLHAWSIDQREAFWQAIVDFFEIHFHQAPDAVVVEGAQMPSARWFPGATLNFAEHLLRRRDDAVAVVALAENGGQEQLTWSELAVHVAGLQKSLQAAGVTRGDRVAACMPNTWQTLVGMLASTSLGAIWSCSSPDFGTQGVIDRFGQIEPKVLITCAGYRYAGKLIDQRAKVNEILERLPSLQQLIVLPYAQPDARVEDFKTPAAVALWNDFYQPGGEPEFVSVPFDHPLYILYSSGTTGVPKCIVHGTGGVLLQHVKEHGLHVDLGPEDRLFYYTTCGWMMWNWLVSALAVGSAVVLYDGSPFHPGPERLLDLIDEQRISVFGTSPKFLAALESEGLKPRQTHRLGSLKTLLSTGSALAPHSYDYVYRDFKPDVCLASMSGGTDIVSCFVNGNPLSPVRRGEMQGKSLGMAVQVWSEAGNPVIAEKGELVCTRHFPAMPIGLWNDPRQEKLRASYFAQFPGVWAQGDYAEELPHGGLLIHGRSDAVLNPGGVRIGTAEIYRQVEKVEQVLDSVAIGQQWQGDVRVVLFVRLRDGVTLDDALEQRIRQVIRANTTPRHVPAKILAVSDIPRTISGKVVELAVRNVVHGEVVKNTDALANPGALEQFRDRPELAS
- a CDS encoding 3-hydroxybutyrate dehydrogenase yields the protein MTTPLSGKTALVTGSTSGIGLGIALSLAKAGANLILNGFGDASTVIAEVKQFGGKVGHHPADVSDPAQIADMLAYAEREFGGVDILVNNAGIQHVAAVEDFPVERWDSIIAINLSSVFHATRLSLPGMRAKGWGRIINVASVHGQVGSVGKAAYVAAKHGVIGLTKVVGLETATSNVTCNAICPGWVLTPLVQKQIDDRIASGVDPQQAQHDLLAEKQPSLEFVTPPQLGELVLFLCSEAGSQVRGAAWNIDGGWLAQ
- a CDS encoding sigma-54 interaction domain-containing protein, which encodes MNPTESLKDYKRVRTLAIRSLFEIIEQSSEGTVIVDRDANIVWMNERYARRFGLNSAQEAIGRACESVIPGSLLREVVRTGRPILLDMQDTPKEPLVVMRLPIHDSAGAVIGAIGFALFDELRSLSPMLKRYLSMQEELASTRSLLRARQTKYNFAHFIGTSNAGLEVKRRARRSASADSPVLLLGETGTGKELLAQAIHSASPRAHKAFVSINSAAIPESLLEAEFFGTAPGAFTGADRKGRAGKLQIAQGGTLFLDEIGDMPLPLQSKLLRVLQEKEYEPVGSNEVLQSDVRIIAATSMDLEAAIKRGEFRADLYYRLNVLPIQVPPLRERLDDLPALSEAILEELRSQHELNPAALDLLRQHAWPGNIRELRNVLERAALLSDDLMLTAADIRAAIGTFIPVTRPADASFEPLPHETFSQARARFDRHLIETTLAQCGGKVVEAAGRLGLGRSTLYKKMVALGIAESQ